Proteins from one Thaumasiovibrio subtropicus genomic window:
- a CDS encoding NCS2 family permease codes for MLEQLFKLKEHGTTVRTEILAGVTTFLTMAYIIFVNPSMLSATGMDHGAVFVATCLAAAVGCIVMGLAANYPVAQAPGMGLNAFFTYGVVLGMGHTWQVALAAVFLSGICFIILSVLKVREWLINAIPLSMRTGISAGIGLFLAFIALQNSGIVVDNPATLVGLGDMKAWGAIMAALSFFLTIALVVRGVKGGVMIAILAVTAISVLFGYQEYAGIVSLPPSVAPTFMQLDFAGAFEVGIVSIVFAFLFVDLFDTAGTLVGVAQKADLVDEKGNIPRLNRALLADSSATSIGALFGTSNTTSYIESVSGVAVGGRTGLTAVTVGVLFILSLFFAPLAGMIPAYATAGALFYVAILMMSGLVSIDWRDLTEAAPVMVTCLLIPLTYSIADGIGLGFIAYALIKLLSGKGRDVNISVWIIAALFAAKLAFS; via the coding sequence ATGCTAGAGCAACTATTTAAACTTAAGGAACACGGTACGACTGTACGTACCGAGATCTTAGCCGGGGTGACAACCTTCCTCACCATGGCATATATCATTTTTGTTAACCCAAGCATGTTGTCTGCAACTGGCATGGACCATGGCGCAGTGTTTGTTGCGACCTGTCTTGCAGCCGCTGTTGGCTGTATTGTGATGGGTCTAGCGGCAAACTACCCCGTTGCGCAAGCGCCAGGTATGGGCCTGAATGCCTTCTTTACTTATGGCGTTGTTTTGGGAATGGGGCATACATGGCAAGTCGCACTCGCCGCGGTCTTCCTTTCTGGTATCTGCTTTATCATCCTCAGTGTTTTAAAAGTACGCGAGTGGCTTATTAACGCGATTCCGCTTTCTATGCGCACCGGTATCTCAGCGGGTATCGGTCTGTTTTTGGCTTTCATTGCCCTTCAGAACTCTGGCATTGTTGTTGACAACCCTGCGACGTTAGTGGGTTTGGGTGACATGAAAGCGTGGGGCGCTATCATGGCGGCTCTGAGCTTCTTCTTGACGATTGCGTTAGTGGTTCGTGGCGTGAAAGGTGGCGTGATGATTGCCATTCTCGCGGTAACTGCGATTAGTGTCTTGTTTGGTTATCAAGAGTACGCTGGCATTGTCTCTTTACCACCAAGTGTTGCGCCAACCTTCATGCAACTTGATTTTGCTGGTGCGTTTGAAGTTGGTATTGTGTCTATTGTTTTTGCTTTCCTCTTTGTCGACCTTTTCGATACTGCGGGTACGCTCGTCGGCGTTGCGCAAAAAGCGGATCTTGTTGATGAAAAAGGTAACATTCCTCGCCTTAACCGCGCGCTGTTAGCAGACAGTTCTGCGACTTCTATTGGTGCTCTGTTTGGTACCTCAAACACCACGTCATACATTGAGAGTGTCTCTGGTGTTGCTGTTGGTGGTCGTACTGGTCTTACCGCGGTAACCGTGGGTGTGCTGTTTATTCTGTCACTTTTCTTTGCGCCACTAGCAGGCATGATCCCAGCTTACGCAACAGCAGGTGCGCTGTTCTATGTCGCTATTTTGATGATGTCAGGTTTGGTGAGTATTGACTGGCGTGATCTCACTGAAGCCGCACCTGTGATGGTCACTTGCTTGCTAATTCCACTGACTTACTCTATTGCTGATGGTATCGGTTTAGGTTTCATCGCTTATGCTCTGATTAAGCTACTAAGTGGTAAAGGCCGTGATGTGAATATCAGTGTGTGGATCATTGCAGCATTGTTTGCAGCTAAACTGGCTTTCTCATAG